Within the Archaeoglobus neptunius genome, the region TTGTACCACGGAGTCTTGTCACTCTTCTTGGCGATGTTGTCTCCGTGATAAGCAGAAGTTGGTATGAACGGGATTTCGTCGACCTTGTAACCCACCATCTTGAGAAGCTTTGAGACCGCATCTTTTGCAGCCTCATACTCCTTCTGGTCGTAATTTACTCTGTCCATCTTGTTTATGGCTACAATTATCTGGTTTATACCCAGCGTCCTTGCCAGGAATATGTGCTCTCTCGTCTGTGGCTGAACCTTCTCAACCACATCCATGACCAGAACAGCAGCATCTGCCTGTGATGCGCCGGTGATCATGTTCTTGATAAAGTCCCTGTGGCCCGGACAGTCCACGATTGTAATGTAGTACTTCTCAGTCTGGAACTTTCTGTGAGCCACGTCGATGGTAACACCGCGCTCTCTCTCCTCCTTCAGCCTGTCCATGACCCATGCGAACTCGAACGTTGCTTTTCCCTTCTCCTGCGCCTCTTTCCTCATTTTCTCAATGATGTGTTCGGGTACCTCTCCTGTTTCGTAAAGCAGCCTACCAATCAGTGTGCTTTTTCCGTGGTCCACATGCCCTATAAAGGCAACATTAATGTGCTCCTTTTCCTTTGCCATATTCATCTCCTCCCTTTGAGTTTTTCATCACATCCATTAGAAGGATATATAAACCTTTCACCAGCTTAGAATGTTGGAAATAACGAGGAAAAGTAGATCACCAAGTATAAAGGCAGCCACATATCCTGCTGTGATGAAAACGAGAAAAGGCAGAGCGGGGGTTACCCATACGGTCTCAATTTTTTTCCTCCTCAGTCTCTCTATTATCTCGTCGTCTGGCTCTATAGCCCTTCTCACCCTTCTGAACCTGCCGTTCTCGTCCACGTACTCCAGGAGATTGTGAAACTTTGGCAAATTGTCGAGTCTCACCCTGTAGCCTGTAAAGTAGTATATGAAGTTCTCTCTCAGGCCCGTAACCCCCTCAACAATCAGATTTCTGAGAAACATTAACATAAGAAGAACAGGAGCTGTAATCACGGAATTGGCAAGAGTGGAGAATGCAAATGATCCGAATCCCATGTTCAGCATGGGAAATCCGTTGTATTTAGGGTAGAAAGGAAATATCAGTGCAAGAGCCATAATGGCCTTCGCATCGGCACCGCCGTATGCACCTATGAAATAAAGCAGATAGGCAAGGGATATGACCATGACAACCTGTAGGGCTGCTATTGCGAATGCTAGCTGAAAGTGCACCTCTGTAAAAAGCTGAAATGCTGTGATCGGTAGCGAGACTAGGAGCATGTACTTCCACACTCTGTTCGGTACTATTCTGCTCTCTATGTCCAGTTTGCATGCATAAATTAAAAATCCAAGGACGATGAGGAATTTTGTAAGATCAGTTACCGGCATATAGCTCGTAAAGGTCTGAAAGCATTGCGGAGGCCGTTTCTTCCTTACCAGCCCCCCT harbors:
- a CDS encoding A24 family peptidase C-terminal domain-containing protein; this encodes MPVTDLTKFLIVLGFLIYACKLDIESRIVPNRVWKYMLLVSLPITAFQLFTEVHFQLAFAIAALQVVMVISLAYLLYFIGAYGGADAKAIMALALIFPFYPKYNGFPMLNMGFGSFAFSTLANSVITAPVLLMLMFLRNLIVEGVTGLRENFIYYFTGYRVRLDNLPKFHNLLEYVDENGRFRRVRRAIEPDDEIIERLRRKKIETVWVTPALPFLVFITAGYVAAFILGDLLFLVISNILSW